One part of the Bacteroidota bacterium genome encodes these proteins:
- the porU gene encoding type IX secretion system sortase PorU — protein sequence MKKYIALLFLVAGLVLPGMVPNIAFGQQTSIVVLDEQATQTTYEIKATWMQSLKAAMDSSQSVSLTNRSAYAAVAGTFDVSEMLRLPTRAIPQVSVLASDYDEIALPLNVASDSVALALEGTPVYVSSPGTFRKAPVASLNFRLLTYDRGAGTLKRYRRLVVRVSHPQGNNVATGYNGTNTGFTAGRRDPIVFNAHLAVTESVLAEDGVIKFPVTRDGIYRIDRTFLSEAGLNPDTIDPDRIQIFGNGGAPVPELNGDERAADLLQNPVFSRGGGDGSFDDADVVLFYGAATTGWTFNAEDEAWEHYVNPFSVQNFYFLKVGAEEGVRVEAPAFPDYPDATVFSEVTGRLFVDFDDFNWSKQNGSGLTWVSSPIDPTGRLDIVTDSLPAGFTGGDVLYQGRVAIKSNPSAFARFSNGETQLGQVRTGTVRAGQEEPSARLAETTFTETVASGGRLNLSMTLEQQPNSPEVALDWMRAFYPQTLAAQNGIVRFATPAGASGRLEFVLAGFGAPPQVWDVTNPDEITRLGVSGSGNAFRVQLEVGTTPRELIAFAEQSAVTLDGSQITPVAAQNLHGLTDLPDFVIVTPAIFKPYADELAAMRTAGGLNVRVTLIEEIYNEFSGGLVDMRAVRDYLRFVYDKAPTDAQRLKYALFYGDGHFNFRNLGGDAIGLSNWIPPYATVDSFTPDRTYTSDDYFGLLDEEEGAWVYRGFGIPSVGGALTEPVDRMDIGVGRLTVQNEEEAQVLLEKIKHYENPVTYGAWRSRYTFISDDGPTGLSGTTDDKDLHLQNADVVAELVKGQFADVNVKKIYASSFDRIFRNGFKIPGAREEIINSLEEGTLLVNYSGHGGEEGLAQEGIFTAEDAKELDNYDRLAIFVTATCSFGWWDLANYQSGAEELLLNPNGGAVALLTTVRLVYTSSDINSLNVGLNRQLARDMFEADDEGRPRRLGDVLLLTKNTRVGLQGNNRKFNLLGDPTMRLGLPGRNVAVTEINDVAVDGEQAQVRALDKINIKGEVQTLNGTIDDSFNGVVDLTVFDAERRVPIDNQQHLATPYYTVRQDLIWRGQVQANSGAFNATFVVPKDISYSNQAGRLSVYAFGDNSHALGYNENFLVGGTSANPPNDNDGPQITLFLNDTTFVSGGLTSPEPKLIVKLFDESGINTVGAGVGHEMLLVVNEDEQNAIDISSGFRSETNSFQNGVVEWDLSQQQLGSNSLSLRAWDVLNNSSSATLDYFVAADEDLVLKNVYNYPNPTAGDTKFVFEHNQPIGTSASIQIRIYTLSGRLIRSIETDEPLIGGVIQLPWNGRDEDEDRLATGVYLYKLRVEVERQDGERQVSEKIEKLAIIR from the coding sequence TTGAAGAAGTATATAGCTCTTCTTTTTCTGGTTGCCGGCCTGGTATTGCCAGGTATGGTACCGAATATTGCATTCGGGCAGCAGACCTCCATTGTAGTGCTCGATGAGCAGGCTACCCAGACGACTTATGAAATTAAGGCGACCTGGATGCAGTCCCTCAAGGCTGCCATGGATTCTTCCCAAAGCGTATCCCTGACTAACCGAAGCGCTTATGCCGCGGTGGCCGGCACCTTTGATGTGAGTGAGATGCTGCGGTTACCAACGCGTGCGATCCCGCAGGTCAGCGTCCTTGCTTCAGACTACGACGAAATTGCACTGCCGCTCAATGTCGCCTCAGATTCTGTTGCACTGGCCCTCGAAGGCACACCCGTCTACGTATCGAGCCCCGGCACATTCCGTAAAGCGCCTGTAGCTTCTCTGAATTTCCGTTTGTTGACGTATGACCGCGGTGCCGGCACCTTGAAACGGTACCGCCGGCTTGTTGTGCGCGTATCGCACCCGCAGGGCAACAATGTTGCAACGGGCTATAACGGTACCAACACTGGTTTTACTGCTGGTCGCCGAGACCCTATCGTATTCAACGCACATCTTGCCGTCACAGAAAGTGTGTTGGCTGAAGACGGTGTAATCAAGTTTCCCGTTACCCGCGACGGTATCTATCGCATCGACCGCACATTCCTCAGCGAGGCTGGCCTCAATCCAGATACCATTGATCCAGATCGTATTCAGATTTTTGGTAACGGCGGTGCACCTGTGCCGGAATTAAATGGCGATGAACGCGCAGCCGACCTCTTGCAGAACCCGGTATTTTCGCGAGGCGGAGGAGATGGTTCGTTTGATGATGCAGATGTCGTACTGTTTTATGGTGCCGCAACAACTGGCTGGACCTTCAATGCAGAAGACGAAGCCTGGGAGCACTACGTCAACCCGTTTTCTGTTCAGAACTTTTATTTCCTGAAAGTAGGCGCTGAAGAGGGCGTTCGGGTTGAAGCGCCGGCGTTTCCTGATTACCCCGATGCGACCGTTTTTTCCGAAGTCACGGGCCGCCTGTTTGTTGATTTTGACGATTTTAACTGGAGCAAACAAAACGGAAGTGGCCTCACATGGGTTAGCAGTCCGATTGACCCTACGGGCCGGCTGGATATTGTGACAGACTCGCTACCCGCTGGATTTACCGGAGGCGATGTTTTGTACCAGGGCCGCGTGGCCATCAAGTCGAACCCATCTGCCTTTGCACGATTTAGTAACGGCGAAACGCAATTGGGACAGGTACGTACGGGTACGGTACGGGCTGGACAGGAAGAACCTTCTGCCCGCCTTGCAGAGACAACGTTTACTGAGACCGTGGCATCTGGTGGCCGGCTCAATCTTTCTATGACGCTGGAGCAGCAACCAAACAGCCCTGAAGTTGCGCTGGATTGGATGCGTGCCTTTTATCCGCAAACGCTGGCTGCGCAAAATGGAATTGTACGGTTTGCAACGCCGGCAGGCGCATCAGGCCGGCTTGAGTTTGTGCTGGCTGGATTTGGCGCTCCGCCGCAAGTGTGGGATGTCACAAATCCTGATGAAATTACCCGTCTTGGCGTCTCCGGGTCAGGCAATGCATTTCGCGTTCAGCTTGAAGTTGGTACCACGCCACGTGAACTGATTGCGTTTGCTGAACAGTCAGCTGTCACCCTCGACGGCAGCCAGATCACGCCTGTTGCTGCGCAGAACTTGCATGGGCTCACCGATCTTCCTGATTTCGTGATCGTGACGCCGGCCATATTCAAACCCTATGCGGATGAACTCGCAGCCATGCGAACTGCAGGCGGCCTGAATGTACGCGTCACGTTGATTGAAGAAATCTACAACGAGTTTTCCGGTGGCCTTGTTGATATGCGCGCAGTACGGGACTATTTGCGCTTTGTGTATGACAAGGCCCCGACAGATGCGCAGCGCCTCAAGTATGCCCTCTTTTACGGAGATGGACATTTCAACTTCAGAAACCTGGGGGGCGATGCCATTGGCCTCTCAAACTGGATTCCGCCGTACGCGACGGTTGACTCGTTTACCCCAGATCGTACCTACACGAGTGACGACTACTTCGGATTATTGGATGAGGAGGAAGGCGCCTGGGTGTACCGCGGCTTTGGCATTCCTTCTGTTGGGGGCGCGCTGACAGAGCCTGTTGATCGCATGGATATTGGCGTGGGCCGGCTCACCGTACAGAACGAGGAAGAAGCCCAGGTACTGCTCGAAAAGATCAAACATTATGAAAATCCTGTAACGTATGGCGCGTGGCGCTCGCGTTATACGTTTATATCTGATGACGGTCCTACCGGATTGTCGGGTACAACAGACGATAAAGATCTTCATTTGCAAAACGCGGATGTTGTTGCTGAACTGGTCAAAGGCCAGTTTGCTGATGTGAACGTGAAAAAGATATACGCTTCTTCATTTGATCGCATTTTTCGAAACGGCTTCAAAATTCCGGGTGCGCGGGAAGAGATTATTAACAGCCTCGAAGAGGGCACACTGCTGGTTAACTATAGCGGACATGGTGGAGAAGAAGGCCTTGCACAGGAAGGCATTTTCACCGCTGAAGACGCAAAGGAGCTCGACAACTATGATCGGCTCGCCATATTTGTGACCGCAACGTGTTCTTTTGGTTGGTGGGACCTTGCCAACTACCAGAGTGGTGCTGAAGAATTGCTGCTGAACCCGAATGGTGGTGCCGTTGCACTGCTAACAACCGTGCGGCTTGTTTATACATCTTCAGACATTAACAGCCTTAATGTTGGCTTGAACCGCCAATTGGCCCGTGACATGTTTGAAGCGGATGATGAAGGTCGTCCGCGCCGGCTGGGTGATGTGCTGTTGCTTACCAAAAATACCCGTGTAGGGCTGCAGGGTAACAACAGAAAATTCAACCTGCTTGGCGATCCAACAATGCGCCTGGGGCTGCCCGGTCGTAACGTTGCGGTGACAGAAATTAATGATGTTGCTGTAGATGGAGAACAGGCACAGGTAAGGGCGCTTGATAAAATTAACATCAAAGGTGAAGTTCAAACGTTGAATGGCACGATTGATGATAGTTTTAACGGCGTAGTAGATTTAACAGTATTTGACGCTGAAAGACGCGTTCCGATTGACAACCAGCAGCATCTTGCTACACCATATTACACAGTAAGACAAGATTTAATATGGCGCGGACAGGTGCAGGCAAACAGTGGTGCGTTTAATGCAACGTTCGTTGTGCCAAAAGATATTTCGTACAGCAATCAAGCGGGACGACTTTCAGTATATGCCTTCGGTGATAATTCCCATGCACTGGGGTATAACGAAAACTTCCTGGTGGGTGGCACGTCGGCCAACCCTCCTAATGACAACGATGGACCACAGATAACGCTATTCCTGAACGATACCACCTTTGTTTCAGGTGGACTCACGTCTCCTGAACCTAAACTTATTGTTAAGCTGTTTGACGAGAGCGGAATCAACACCGTAGGTGCTGGTGTTGGTCACGAAATGCTGCTTGTTGTTAATGAAGATGAACAAAATGCCATCGACATTAGCAGCGGCTTCAGAAGCGAGACCAACTCATTCCAGAACGGTGTCGTAGAGTGGGATTTGTCGCAGCAACAACTAGGTTCTAATTCTTTGTCATTACGTGCCTGGGATGTCCTCAACAACTCCTCATCCGCCACACTGGATTATTTTGTGGCTGCGGATGAAGACCTGGTGTTGAAGAACGTTTACAACTATCCCAACCCAACTGCGGGAGATACCAAATTTGTGTTTGAGCACAATCAGCCAATTGGCACCAGTGCTTCAATCCAGATCCGGATCTACACGCTGAGCGGCCGGCTCATCCGTTCTATCGAAACGGACGAACCCCTGATCGGCGGTGTAATTCAGCTACCGTGGAATGGCAGAGACGAAGACGAAGACCGCCTTGCAACAGGGGTATATCTATACAAACTTCGGGTAGAGGTTGAGCGCCAGGATGGCGAACGACAGGTATCCGAGAAAATTGAAAAACTGGCCATTATTAGGTAA
- a CDS encoding MBL fold metallo-hydrolase has product MPKIGNYTLHTVETGRFGLDGGAMFGIVPKPLWERKIPADAKNRIPLNMRCLLLEGEDRLMLVDNGLGDKYDEKFASIFAVDQEYASLERSLNTLGYTADDVTDLIITHLHFDHCGGSTRRVGDKLEVVFKNARHHVQREHWDWAQHPNVRERNSFLKENLQPLEDAGVLNFLDGKTQLAPGIEVFVAHGHTEAMQLVKIADGSTTLVYTADLLPTHAHIPSAWNMAYDLQPMVTIEEKEAFLAEAVAKNWHLFFEHDPEVAVASLKQTDRGVQVVDTRTLAEL; this is encoded by the coding sequence ATGCCTAAAATTGGAAACTATACGCTGCACACGGTCGAAACAGGGCGTTTTGGACTCGATGGTGGCGCCATGTTTGGCATTGTGCCCAAACCCCTTTGGGAACGCAAAATACCTGCGGACGCAAAAAACCGTATTCCCCTCAACATGCGGTGTTTGCTCCTCGAAGGAGAAGACCGGCTCATGTTGGTCGATAACGGATTAGGTGATAAATACGACGAAAAGTTTGCCAGTATTTTTGCTGTAGACCAGGAATACGCTTCGCTGGAACGCTCGCTGAATACCCTCGGCTATACCGCGGATGATGTAACAGACCTCATCATAACCCATTTGCATTTTGACCACTGTGGTGGCAGCACCCGCAGGGTAGGCGACAAGTTGGAAGTTGTTTTCAAAAATGCACGACACCACGTACAGCGCGAACATTGGGATTGGGCCCAGCATCCGAACGTGCGTGAACGCAATTCATTTCTGAAAGAAAATCTGCAGCCACTCGAAGATGCCGGCGTATTAAATTTTCTTGATGGCAAAACCCAGCTGGCGCCCGGCATCGAAGTGTTTGTCGCCCATGGGCACACGGAAGCGATGCAATTGGTGAAAATTGCAGATGGCTCCACAACGCTGGTGTATACGGCAGATTTGTTGCCTACGCATGCCCACATTCCATCTGCCTGGAATATGGCTTATGATCTACAGCCGATGGTCACCATCGAAGAGAAAGAAGCATTCCTGGCTGAAGCTGTAGCAAAGAATTGGCACCTGTTTTTTGAGCATGATCCTGAAGTAGCTGTAGCGAGCCTCAAACAAACCGACAGGGGCGTCCAGGTGGTAGATACGCGAACGCTAGCGGAACTGTAA
- a CDS encoding LON peptidase substrate-binding domain-containing protein encodes MSEATIIPIFPLELVLYPSEQLPLHIFEERYREMVAYCLEDEAPFGILLVNEGKMANIGCTAHIEQVVTKYDDGRLDIIVHGMQRFRVEEVFENKVYMTASIDFLREPDEPVKNDMRERVITQHMRLLELAGRKVRPTTYQNLTGVSFFIAHNAGLKPNQKQEILELNSENERISYLAGHLEMLIPRVEEFEDVRKKVQSNGHFKDFPSEDLPSVD; translated from the coding sequence ATGTCTGAAGCCACGATAATACCCATTTTTCCGCTGGAACTGGTGCTATACCCCAGCGAGCAACTGCCGTTGCATATTTTCGAGGAGCGATACCGGGAGATGGTGGCTTACTGCCTTGAAGATGAAGCACCTTTTGGTATTTTGCTGGTCAACGAAGGCAAAATGGCAAACATCGGATGTACAGCGCACATCGAGCAGGTGGTGACAAAATATGATGATGGCCGGCTCGATATCATTGTACACGGCATGCAACGGTTTCGTGTTGAAGAAGTGTTTGAAAACAAGGTCTACATGACGGCATCTATCGACTTTTTGCGCGAGCCCGATGAGCCAGTGAAAAACGACATGCGAGAGCGCGTGATCACCCAGCACATGCGCTTGCTGGAACTGGCTGGCCGTAAAGTGCGCCCTACGACGTATCAGAACCTGACGGGCGTTTCGTTCTTTATCGCGCACAACGCCGGCCTGAAACCCAATCAGAAACAGGAAATCCTGGAGCTGAATTCAGAAAACGAACGCATCAGTTACCTGGCTGGCCACCTGGAAATGCTGATCCCACGGGTAGAGGAGTTTGAAGACGTGCGCAAGAAAGTGCAAAGTAACGGCCACTTTAAAGATTTTCCCTCTGAAGACTTACCTTCTGTAGATTAA
- a CDS encoding sodium:solute symporter family protein, with translation MALVDWLVVLCYLLITVVIGVYLSRRASRSVEDFFVSGRSLPWWLAGTSMAATTFSVDTPLYIAGVVGSRGIAGNWEWWAFGVGHVVLIYIFARLWRRSEIVTDAELIELRYGGRPASILRAFKAFLFAVPINCIAIGYIMLATVKVVGTLGIWDGLGILEGDTVLGMDPKLLSVIGVSALVLLYTSFSGLWGVVITDFFQFFLALFGAILVAYFAVSSPEIGGLTNLIAGAQENTAFDVLAFVPLTFDADTLLGIGWSTFAGISASTFGAYVFLQWWTFRRSDGGGEFIQRLAAAKDEDEAVKAAWLFNVMHYVVRTWPWILVALAALVLYPDLEDKELGYPMLMLDFLPVGLLGLVVASLFAAFMSTVSTNINWGASYIVNDLYNRFINPEATQAELIRVGRLASVVITAFGALAALYAESVGQVFRLVIAIGTGPGVVLILRWFWWRINAWAELSAMLAGFSIGLFTTLVPEFTIADFGLRLFVIVGITTVIWVTVMYATRPEEDAVLLKFYEKVRPAGPGWQHISKRAQVEIEQALGKDLLRVLGATMLLFGVMFGVGGALLLKTGVAIVMFLIALAGGLLLRRLRWM, from the coding sequence ATGGCTCTTGTTGACTGGCTTGTTGTTCTGTGTTATCTCCTGATCACAGTTGTCATTGGTGTTTACCTTTCCCGTCGCGCATCCCGCTCTGTTGAAGATTTCTTTGTATCGGGCCGCTCCTTGCCCTGGTGGTTGGCCGGCACGTCGATGGCTGCAACCACTTTTTCGGTAGATACACCGCTCTATATCGCGGGTGTAGTGGGAAGCCGAGGCATTGCTGGCAACTGGGAGTGGTGGGCGTTTGGTGTTGGACATGTCGTGCTGATTTACATTTTTGCCCGGCTCTGGCGCCGCAGTGAAATTGTCACAGACGCTGAGTTGATCGAACTTCGCTATGGCGGACGCCCCGCATCTATATTGCGTGCATTCAAGGCGTTTCTATTTGCCGTACCCATCAATTGTATAGCAATTGGCTACATCATGCTGGCTACGGTGAAAGTTGTGGGCACCCTAGGGATATGGGACGGGTTGGGTATCCTGGAAGGGGATACCGTGTTGGGGATGGACCCCAAGCTGTTGTCGGTTATAGGGGTTTCAGCGCTGGTGTTGTTGTATACCAGTTTTTCGGGGTTGTGGGGCGTAGTGATAACCGATTTCTTTCAGTTCTTTCTCGCCCTCTTTGGTGCTATTCTGGTCGCCTATTTTGCCGTCTCCAGCCCTGAAATAGGCGGATTAACCAATCTGATCGCTGGTGCACAGGAAAATACTGCGTTTGATGTGCTGGCTTTTGTGCCGCTGACCTTTGATGCAGATACGTTGTTGGGGATTGGGTGGAGTACGTTTGCCGGCATCTCTGCCTCGACGTTTGGTGCGTATGTATTCCTGCAATGGTGGACCTTTCGCCGATCCGACGGTGGGGGGGAGTTTATCCAGCGCCTCGCTGCTGCAAAAGATGAAGATGAAGCTGTTAAAGCAGCATGGCTCTTCAACGTGATGCATTATGTGGTGCGTACGTGGCCATGGATCCTGGTTGCGCTGGCCGCGCTTGTGCTCTACCCTGATCTGGAAGACAAAGAGCTGGGATATCCAATGTTGATGCTGGACTTCTTGCCGGTTGGCCTCCTTGGATTGGTGGTAGCGTCGTTGTTTGCGGCGTTTATGAGTACGGTATCTACAAACATCAACTGGGGCGCGTCTTACATCGTAAATGACCTGTACAACCGGTTTATCAATCCGGAGGCCACCCAGGCAGAGTTAATACGCGTGGGGCGTCTTGCTTCGGTGGTCATTACCGCATTTGGGGCATTGGCTGCGCTTTATGCTGAAAGCGTGGGCCAGGTATTCCGGCTTGTGATTGCTATCGGGACAGGCCCGGGGGTAGTGCTGATTCTGCGGTGGTTCTGGTGGCGGATCAATGCATGGGCAGAGCTCTCCGCTATGTTGGCCGGCTTTAGCATCGGCCTGTTTACTACGCTGGTGCCCGAGTTTACCATCGCCGATTTTGGCTTGCGTTTGTTTGTCATTGTGGGCATTACAACGGTCATCTGGGTAACCGTTATGTATGCCACCCGCCCGGAAGAGGATGCGGTATTGCTGAAGTTTTATGAAAAGGTGCGGCCTGCCGGACCCGGCTGGCAACATATAAGTAAACGGGCACAGGTTGAAATAGAGCAGGCGCTGGGTAAAGACCTGTTGCGTGTGCTGGGGGCTACCATGTTGCTGTTTGGCGTTATGTTTGGCGTAGGTGGTGCCTTGCTGTTGAAAACAGGTGTAGCCATCGTGATGTTCTTGATCGCGTTGGCTGGCGGTTTGCTTTTGCGCCGGCTCCGCTGGATGTGA
- the nadA gene encoding quinolinate synthase NadA, protein MNDTMLLDLTAGYVTEDIAPTLDVYEEIERLKREKNAIILAHYYQEAEIQDIADYIGDSLGLARQAANTDADIIVFAGVHFMAETAIIVNPSKKVILPDLNAGCSLADSCPPDAFEAFIKAHPGHTVISYINCSAAVKALSDIIVTSSNAEHIIRQIPEDQPIIFAPDRNLGRYLAKETGRDMVIWDGVCIVHEVFSEQKLVQLKVQHPKAEVLAHPECEEAVLRHADFIGSTSNILRHASESELDTFIVATEVGILHQMQKQNPDKTFIAAPPDNGCSCNECPHMRLNTLEKLYLCLKHEQPEIKMEEALRKRALLPIERMLEMSAAIK, encoded by the coding sequence ATGAACGATACCATGCTACTGGACCTGACCGCCGGTTACGTTACAGAAGACATAGCTCCAACCCTGGATGTCTACGAAGAAATTGAGCGGTTAAAACGCGAGAAAAACGCAATCATTCTTGCGCATTACTACCAGGAGGCCGAAATCCAGGATATTGCTGATTATATCGGTGATTCCCTCGGGCTCGCCCGGCAGGCTGCCAACACGGATGCTGATATCATCGTTTTTGCCGGCGTACACTTCATGGCGGAGACGGCGATTATCGTAAATCCATCCAAAAAAGTAATTTTGCCAGACCTGAATGCCGGCTGCTCACTGGCTGATTCGTGTCCGCCTGATGCTTTTGAGGCCTTCATTAAGGCGCATCCCGGGCATACGGTAATCTCCTACATCAACTGCTCTGCGGCTGTTAAGGCGTTGAGTGACATCATTGTCACCTCGTCCAATGCTGAGCACATCATCCGCCAGATTCCTGAAGACCAACCCATCATTTTTGCGCCGGATAGAAATCTGGGCCGCTACCTTGCCAAAGAAACCGGTAGAGACATGGTGATTTGGGATGGGGTGTGTATTGTGCATGAAGTGTTCAGTGAACAGAAACTCGTCCAACTCAAGGTACAGCACCCGAAAGCAGAAGTGCTGGCGCATCCTGAGTGTGAAGAGGCCGTCTTGCGGCATGCTGACTTTATTGGCTCAACGTCTAATATCCTCCGTCACGCTTCAGAAAGTGAACTGGATACATTCATCGTTGCAACCGAAGTGGGCATTTTGCACCAGATGCAGAAGCAAAATCCAGACAAGACGTTTATTGCAGCCCCACCAGACAACGGATGCAGTTGCAACGAATGTCCGCATATGCGCTTGAATACCCTTGAAAAACTGTATCTTTGTCTCAAACACGAGCAGCCAGAAATCAAAATGGAAGAAGCGTTGCGCAAGCGCGCTTTGTTGCCTATCGAACGCATGCTCGAAATGAGTGCGGCCATAAAGTAG
- a CDS encoding ABC transporter ATP-binding protein, which yields MSQLLAVEDLRKAYKTGDGGTLEVLRGMSFSVEKGQVVAVVGESGAGKSTLLHLLGALDRPSSGTVYFGGEDIYQKDDEALARFRNRSIGFVFQFHHLLPEFTALENVAMPALIQNKPLDEVQDRAANLLELLGLKERVSHRPGQMSGGEKQRVAVARALMNEPGLVLADEPTGNLDVKTAESLHHELIRLSRTFQQSFVIVTHNPAFAKMADRVLTIEQGLLKEYA from the coding sequence ATGTCGCAATTGCTCGCAGTGGAAGACCTGCGCAAAGCTTATAAAACGGGAGATGGCGGGACGCTTGAAGTGTTACGCGGCATGTCGTTCAGTGTAGAAAAAGGGCAGGTTGTTGCCGTAGTAGGAGAGAGCGGTGCCGGCAAAAGCACCTTGCTGCATTTGCTGGGCGCACTCGACCGACCGTCTTCTGGCACCGTCTACTTTGGCGGCGAAGACATTTACCAGAAAGATGACGAGGCGCTTGCCCGCTTTCGCAACCGGTCCATTGGTTTTGTTTTCCAGTTTCACCACCTGCTGCCCGAGTTTACTGCGCTTGAAAATGTCGCGATGCCGGCCCTTATCCAGAATAAACCCCTCGACGAAGTTCAAGACCGCGCGGCAAATTTACTCGAACTCCTAGGCTTAAAAGAACGCGTCTCTCACCGTCCAGGACAAATGTCTGGTGGAGAAAAGCAACGCGTTGCCGTTGCGCGTGCGTTGATGAACGAGCCGGGACTTGTATTGGCAGATGAGCCTACGGGTAACCTGGATGTTAAAACTGCCGAGTCCCTGCACCACGAATTGATCCGCCTTAGCCGAACGTTCCAACAATCGTTTGTCATTGTAACGCACAACCCTGCGTTTGCAAAAATGGCTGACCGCGTACTGACGATCGAGCAGGGCTTGCTGAAAGAATATGCCTGA
- a CDS encoding sigma-54 dependent transcriptional regulator — protein sequence MAVANILVVDDEASIRRTLREILEYESYEVHEAVDGEDALAKVKAHAYDLVLLDVKMPKRDGLEVLQVLYNEMPELPVVMISGHGNLETAIEATKLGAFDFIEKPPDLNRLLVTLRNAMDRASLQEENKRMRQAIVEQRERKLTPIIGDSNAINRIKDTIKRVAPTEARVLITGEAGTGKELVAKWVHHQSGRKDGPMVEVNCAAIPSELIESELFGHEKGSFTGATKQRIGKFEQANGGTLFLDEIGDMSLSAQAKVLRALQENRISRVGGDRSIPVDVRVVAATNKNLLNQIEENQFREDLYHRLSVILVHVPPLRERREDIPKIAVAFCENLSVRNGMPQKTFNQSALERMMQYDWRGNVRELHNVVERLLILSEGDQVEVRDVDRFVQPNGNSAGSITGLVDQYEAFSDFRDHAEKLFIQHKLDQFDWNISRTAEAIGIQRSHLYNKMSKYEIERT from the coding sequence ATGGCAGTTGCGAATATTCTGGTTGTTGACGACGAAGCCAGTATTCGACGTACACTCCGGGAAATCCTGGAATATGAATCTTACGAGGTCCACGAAGCAGTAGACGGCGAGGATGCCCTTGCCAAGGTTAAAGCACATGCTTACGACCTGGTGCTACTCGACGTGAAAATGCCCAAGCGGGATGGGCTAGAGGTCTTGCAGGTCCTCTATAATGAAATGCCCGAACTGCCCGTAGTTATGATTTCGGGCCATGGCAATCTCGAGACGGCTATTGAAGCCACAAAACTCGGTGCTTTTGATTTTATCGAGAAGCCGCCCGATCTGAATCGTTTGCTTGTTACCCTGCGCAATGCAATGGACCGCGCATCGTTGCAGGAAGAAAACAAGCGCATGCGGCAAGCCATCGTAGAGCAACGTGAGCGTAAGCTTACGCCCATCATCGGGGACAGCAATGCGATAAACCGGATTAAAGACACCATCAAGCGCGTTGCCCCTACCGAAGCGCGGGTGCTCATTACTGGCGAGGCCGGCACTGGCAAGGAACTGGTTGCAAAATGGGTACACCACCAGTCGGGCCGTAAAGATGGGCCCATGGTTGAGGTAAACTGCGCTGCTATCCCAAGCGAACTCATTGAGAGCGAGCTGTTTGGGCATGAAAAAGGTTCATTTACGGGTGCTACCAAACAACGGATTGGTAAATTTGAACAGGCCAATGGCGGCACGCTCTTCCTCGACGAAATTGGCGATATGAGCCTTTCCGCCCAGGCCAAGGTGCTTCGGGCGCTGCAGGAAAACCGTATCAGCCGGGTGGGGGGAGACCGCAGTATCCCTGTTGATGTGCGTGTTGTTGCTGCTACAAATAAAAATCTGTTGAATCAGATTGAGGAAAATCAGTTCAGGGAAGATTTGTACCACCGTCTGAGCGTTATCCTGGTCCACGTTCCACCCCTTAGAGAGCGCAGAGAAGACATCCCCAAAATTGCTGTGGCGTTTTGTGAAAACCTTTCGGTTCGCAATGGCATGCCACAGAAAACGTTCAACCAGAGTGCGTTGGAGCGCATGATGCAGTACGACTGGCGCGGTAACGTGCGTGAGCTACATAATGTAGTGGAGCGTTTGCTGATTCTGAGTGAAGGCGACCAGGTAGAAGTGCGGGACGTAGATCGCTTTGTGCAACCAAATGGCAACAGCGCCGGCTCCATTACGGGCCTCGTTGACCAATACGAAGCATTTAGCGATTTCCGCGATCACGCAGAAAAACTGTTTATCCAACACAAACTTGACCAGTTCGACTGGAATATCAGCCGAACTGCTGAGGCCATTGGTATTCAGCGTTCTCATCTGTACAATAAGATGAGCAAGTATGAAATTGAGCGTACCTGA